The following proteins come from a genomic window of Myroides odoratus DSM 2801:
- a CDS encoding malate dehydrogenase: MKVSVIGAGNVGATCAEVIAFRQIASEVVLVDIAEGLAEGKAMDIMQCAANSGFDTVVKGVTKQYARTVNSDVVVITSGIPRKPGMTREELIGTNTAIVKSVMENALTVSPNAIFVIVTNPMDTMALAALKISGLAKNRIIGMGGALDSARFKYFLSQKLDKPVADIEGMVIGGHGDTTMIPLIRLATYKGIPVTQLLSEADQQEVVKQTMVGGATLTKLLGTSAWYAPGAAVAHLVDSILHDRKKLIPCSTLLEGEYGEQNIFIGVPCIIGKNGIEKIVDVTLNKEEKDEFRKSAEAIKEVNKELHNILS, from the coding sequence ATGAAAGTATCTGTAATTGGAGCAGGTAACGTTGGTGCAACATGCGCCGAAGTTATCGCATTTAGGCAAATAGCAAGCGAGGTAGTACTCGTAGATATTGCTGAAGGATTAGCTGAAGGTAAAGCGATGGATATCATGCAATGCGCTGCTAACTCAGGATTTGACACCGTAGTCAAAGGGGTAACAAAACAGTATGCCCGTACTGTAAACAGTGATGTTGTTGTGATTACTTCCGGAATTCCAAGAAAACCGGGGATGACACGTGAAGAATTAATTGGAACAAACACCGCAATTGTGAAAAGTGTGATGGAAAATGCATTGACTGTTTCGCCTAATGCGATTTTTGTTATTGTGACCAATCCAATGGATACTATGGCTTTGGCTGCCTTGAAAATATCAGGTCTAGCTAAGAATAGAATTATTGGAATGGGAGGCGCTTTAGACTCGGCTCGTTTCAAGTATTTCTTAAGCCAGAAATTAGATAAACCCGTAGCGGATATCGAAGGAATGGTGATTGGTGGACATGGTGATACAACTATGATTCCGCTTATTCGTTTAGCGACGTATAAAGGAATTCCTGTTACACAGTTGCTTTCTGAAGCTGATCAACAAGAAGTGGTAAAACAAACGATGGTTGGTGGAGCGACGTTGACGAAGCTTTTAGGTACATCCGCTTGGTATGCACCAGGAGCAGCAGTTGCACATTTAGTAGATAGTATCTTGCACGATAGAAAAAAATTAATACCTTGTTCAACTTTATTGGAAGGGGAATATGGAGAACAAAATATTTTTATTGGTGTTCCTTGTATTATCGGAAAAAACGGAATTGAAAAAATCGTTGATGTTACTTTAAATAAAGAAGAAAAAGACGAATTTCGTAAGAGTGCGGAAGCTATTAAGGAGGTAAATAAAGAACTTCACAATATACTTTCATAA
- the nagB gene encoding glucosamine-6-phosphate deaminase — MLEHSLQQAIKVYANADEASAYVADKIAQIIKAKQEKGNLAILGLATGSTPKGVYRELVRLHQSEGLSFQNVVTFNLDEYYPMHPVEEQSYVAFMKQNLFNHIDIPAHQIHIPDGTLELSAIQAYCDLYEQKIVDFGGLDMQLLGIGRSGHIGFNEPGSLQESLTRLVQLDAITREDAADDFGGADKVPTQAITMGIQTIVQAKQIFLLALSERKAAIIQKALKGEISTAVPATFLQQLEHVEYILDQKAAALL; from the coding sequence GTGCTAGAACATTCTTTACAACAAGCCATCAAAGTATATGCGAATGCAGATGAAGCATCTGCATACGTAGCTGATAAAATTGCGCAAATAATTAAAGCAAAGCAAGAGAAAGGCAACCTTGCTATTTTGGGATTAGCAACTGGATCTACTCCAAAAGGGGTATATAGAGAATTGGTGCGTTTGCATCAAAGTGAGGGACTAAGTTTTCAAAATGTAGTGACCTTTAATTTAGATGAATATTATCCGATGCATCCCGTAGAGGAACAAAGTTATGTTGCCTTTATGAAGCAAAATTTGTTTAATCATATTGATATTCCGGCACATCAGATCCACATTCCGGATGGGACGTTAGAATTGAGTGCGATACAAGCGTATTGTGATTTATATGAACAGAAGATTGTTGATTTTGGTGGGTTAGATATGCAGCTATTGGGTATTGGACGCAGTGGACATATCGGATTTAACGAACCAGGGTCATTACAGGAGTCTTTAACACGTTTGGTACAATTAGATGCTATTACACGTGAAGATGCCGCAGATGACTTCGGAGGAGCTGATAAAGTACCTACGCAAGCGATTACCATGGGAATACAAACCATTGTACAAGCGAAGCAAATCTTTTTATTAGCGTTGAGTGAACGCAAAGCCGCAATTATTCAGAAAGCTTTAAAAGGAGAAATTTCGACTGCAGTACCAGCCACTTTTTTACAGCAACTGGAACATGTGGAATATATTCTAGATCAGAAAGCTGCAGCTTTGCTGTAA
- a CDS encoding tetratricopeptide repeat-containing sensor histidine kinase, with protein sequence MPKTLLSLFLFVLGCNTTFAQYLIPLDEEQYLSQINTQIQAHGQDTIALKNYLLLAEYWAPTDSIQSDKALQKVLQAPTVKQLHAGTLAYYQGIYYANTGKKDKAKASYLQAIEQLKSKTYTADIRIKAQYSYAYLQIEEKGYDILVKTLTETCIPWAKETGNKEALAYFYTQLGLVFMSVAQLDTAQEYHDKALEVISEIEPQSTVHLITYLNLVSNYCYKPDSESAKIYLDQATKLLKKFPNSQHYPNYYYQVAMYYTTRQEFKKALETLHLGIASAKSKKQLRVLNMLYFRLYNVYLMQKDYLQAKALLEQILKENIIVKEPVNRKITYTQLASVNEVLQDFKSAYDWQKKASILSDSLHQQKLFEKMNQLEIQLQTAEKQQEIDQLEQEKKESELLNKNKNLKFTLLIIAFILCLIIAFLAWINFKNQKKLNKQIRLRHEEQLLHIDNERKYEATQAILQGEEQERQRIAQDLHDSMGGILANIRMTVSKDVTQPESKQDLLSKLDYSIAEMRRISRNLMPETLKNLGLEIALQELCESMSHPHLPIQFEAYDIQDGLDFSIQLALYRITQEAISNVLKYAQASSIIVQISQNEGELSLTIEDNGMGFNQETITYGLGLKNIAHRVELIEGHLEINTAPGEGTTLNITCHA encoded by the coding sequence ATGCCGAAAACGCTATTATCTCTCTTTCTATTCGTCTTGGGTTGTAATACAACCTTTGCTCAGTACTTAATTCCTCTAGATGAGGAACAATACTTGTCGCAAATTAATACCCAAATCCAAGCACATGGACAGGATACAATTGCACTAAAAAATTACCTTCTCTTAGCGGAATATTGGGCGCCGACTGATAGCATTCAAAGTGATAAGGCTTTACAAAAGGTTCTTCAAGCACCTACTGTTAAACAACTCCACGCAGGTACACTTGCTTATTACCAAGGGATATATTATGCCAATACGGGTAAAAAAGACAAGGCTAAAGCGTCTTATCTCCAAGCCATAGAGCAACTTAAATCCAAAACTTATACAGCGGACATCCGCATCAAAGCCCAATACAGTTACGCCTACCTTCAAATTGAAGAGAAAGGTTATGATATCTTGGTCAAAACACTGACTGAAACCTGCATTCCATGGGCCAAAGAAACAGGTAATAAAGAGGCACTCGCTTATTTTTATACGCAATTGGGACTTGTCTTCATGTCTGTTGCCCAACTGGATACCGCTCAAGAATATCACGATAAAGCCTTAGAGGTAATAAGTGAAATTGAACCCCAAAGCACGGTACATTTAATTACCTACTTGAATTTAGTAAGTAATTATTGCTACAAACCAGATAGTGAATCGGCTAAAATCTACTTGGATCAAGCAACGAAGCTGCTAAAAAAGTTTCCTAATTCTCAACACTATCCCAACTACTACTACCAAGTAGCCATGTACTATACAACTAGACAAGAGTTTAAAAAAGCTTTAGAAACACTGCATCTTGGGATTGCTTCAGCTAAAAGTAAAAAACAGTTGAGGGTACTCAATATGTTGTATTTCCGTCTGTACAATGTGTACTTGATGCAAAAGGATTACCTCCAAGCCAAAGCGCTATTGGAGCAAATTCTCAAGGAAAACATCATCGTCAAAGAGCCCGTCAACCGCAAAATAACCTATACGCAATTAGCATCGGTTAATGAAGTCCTTCAAGATTTTAAAAGTGCGTATGATTGGCAGAAAAAAGCGAGTATCTTAAGTGATAGCTTACATCAGCAAAAGTTGTTTGAGAAGATGAATCAATTGGAAATTCAGCTTCAAACGGCGGAAAAGCAGCAGGAAATAGACCAATTGGAGCAAGAAAAAAAGGAAAGTGAATTGTTGAATAAGAATAAAAATTTAAAGTTTACTTTACTGATTATTGCCTTTATTTTATGTTTGATTATTGCCTTTTTGGCGTGGATTAACTTTAAAAATCAGAAGAAACTCAACAAACAAATTCGCCTGCGACATGAAGAGCAACTGCTCCACATTGACAACGAACGCAAATATGAAGCAACACAGGCCATATTACAAGGTGAAGAACAAGAGAGACAGCGCATCGCTCAAGATTTACACGATAGTATGGGGGGAATCTTAGCGAATATTCGAATGACGGTTTCGAAAGATGTAACACAGCCCGAATCGAAACAAGATCTACTGAGCAAATTGGATTATTCCATTGCAGAAATGAGGCGAATCTCTCGTAATTTAATGCCTGAAACACTTAAAAACCTTGGGCTTGAAATAGCGCTTCAAGAATTGTGTGAATCCATGAGTCACCCGCATCTCCCTATTCAATTTGAAGCTTATGATATACAAGATGGTCTTGATTTCTCCATACAGCTCGCCCTCTATCGCATTACACAAGAAGCTATTAGCAATGTACTTAAATATGCTCAGGCCTCTAGTATTATTGTGCAAATCAGTCAAAATGAAGGAGAACTCAGCTTAACCATTGAAGATAATGGGATGGGATTCAACCAAGAAACGATTACCTATGGTCTAGGATTAAAAAACATTGCCCATCGCGTCGAACTCATTGAAGGGCATTTAGAAATCAACACGGCTCCTGGTGAAGGCACCACATTAAACATTACTTGTCATGCATAA
- a CDS encoding response regulator, giving the protein MHKKEQLTLAIVDDHPMIIAGIKSLLSDSNFQIFSFTKGTALLDFIQTNQVDLVLLDIILSDGNGLDFCKSIKQQYPHILVIGLSNQTERSIIFKLLEHGASGYILKNADSEEILEGIEKALEGKLALSKEVQEIMIRPTHTHFEIPRLTKREHQILLAIAQGDTSAIIAQNLFISLVTVETHRRNLLQKFKAKNMIELVKIATDHHLI; this is encoded by the coding sequence ATGCATAAAAAAGAACAACTCACCTTAGCAATTGTAGATGATCATCCGATGATTATAGCCGGAATAAAATCCCTATTGAGTGATTCTAATTTTCAAATCTTCTCGTTTACGAAAGGAACGGCTTTATTGGATTTTATCCAAACCAACCAGGTTGACCTTGTCCTGCTTGACATTATTTTGAGTGATGGCAATGGTTTAGATTTTTGCAAAAGCATCAAACAACAGTATCCTCATATTTTAGTGATTGGACTAAGTAATCAAACGGAACGCAGTATTATCTTTAAATTGCTAGAACACGGTGCATCGGGGTATATTCTAAAAAATGCAGATTCAGAAGAAATTCTCGAAGGCATTGAAAAAGCCCTTGAAGGGAAGCTAGCGTTGAGTAAAGAAGTCCAAGAAATTATGATTCGACCTACGCATACCCACTTTGAGATTCCGAGGTTAACAAAAAGAGAACATCAGATTCTCTTGGCTATTGCTCAGGGAGATACGTCCGCTATTATAGCTCAAAATTTGTTTATCTCTCTTGTAACTGTCGAAACACATCGCAGAAATCTTTTACAAAAATTTAAAGCTAAAAATATGATTGAATTGGTTAAAATAGCTACCGATCACCATTTAATTTAA
- the gyrB gene encoding DNA topoisomerase (ATP-hydrolyzing) subunit B: MSQEVNKGNYSADSIQALEGMEHVRMRPSMYIGDVGVRGLHHLVYEVVDNSIDEALAGHCDTINVVINEDNSITVEDNGRGIPVDIHKKEGVSALEVVMTKIGAGGKFDKDSYKVSGGLHGVGVSCVNALSDLLRATVYRDGKIYEQEYSKGKALFPVKVIGETDKRGTTVMFKPDPTIFTQTLEYSYDTLASRLRELAFLNKGLTITLTDAREVDEKGQQKSEVFFSKEGLKEFIKFLDGNRTPIINEVIWMESDKGDVPVEVALVYNDTYSENIYSYVNNINTHEGGTHLQGFRMGLTRTLKKYADASGLLDKLKFEISGDDFREGLTAIISVKVMEPQFEGQTKTKLGNREVVSPVSQAVAEMLENYLEENPNDAKIIVQKVILAAQARHAAKKAREMVQRKTVMTGGGLPGKLSDCSEQDPTKCEVFLVEGDSAGGTAKQGRDRNFQAILPLRGKILNVEKAMGHKVFESEEIKNIFTALGVTIGTEEDSKALNLEKLRYHKVVIMCDADVDGSHIATLILTFFFRYMRGLIENGHVFIATPPLYMVKKGQRKVYAWSDEERIDLMEEMGNGSSVQRYKGLGEMNAEQLWETTMNPEHRILRQVRIDDLKEADLVFSMLMGDEVPPRRDFIEKNATYAKIDA, from the coding sequence ATGAGCCAAGAAGTAAATAAGGGAAATTATTCAGCCGATAGTATTCAGGCACTAGAAGGAATGGAGCACGTAAGAATGCGTCCTTCCATGTATATTGGAGATGTAGGAGTGCGCGGATTACACCACCTTGTATATGAGGTAGTAGATAACTCTATTGATGAGGCATTAGCGGGACATTGTGATACCATTAATGTAGTTATTAACGAAGACAACTCGATTACTGTTGAAGATAATGGTCGTGGTATTCCCGTTGATATTCACAAAAAAGAAGGGGTATCTGCTTTAGAGGTAGTAATGACCAAAATTGGTGCAGGAGGAAAGTTCGATAAAGATTCGTACAAGGTATCTGGAGGTTTACACGGGGTAGGTGTATCGTGTGTGAACGCATTATCTGATTTATTGAGAGCGACTGTTTACCGCGATGGAAAAATCTATGAACAAGAATATTCAAAAGGTAAAGCTTTATTTCCAGTAAAAGTTATTGGTGAAACGGATAAGAGAGGGACAACTGTCATGTTTAAACCCGATCCGACCATCTTTACACAAACATTAGAATACTCGTATGATACATTAGCGTCTCGTTTACGTGAGTTAGCTTTCTTGAACAAAGGATTGACTATCACTTTGACGGATGCACGTGAAGTAGATGAAAAAGGACAGCAAAAAAGTGAGGTTTTCTTTTCTAAAGAAGGATTGAAAGAATTTATCAAGTTTTTAGATGGAAACCGTACGCCTATTATCAATGAAGTAATCTGGATGGAATCAGACAAAGGAGATGTTCCGGTTGAGGTTGCTTTAGTGTATAATGATACGTATTCAGAGAACATCTATTCGTATGTAAATAATATTAATACACATGAAGGAGGTACGCATTTACAAGGTTTCCGTATGGGATTAACTCGTACGTTGAAAAAGTATGCGGATGCTTCTGGATTGTTAGATAAGTTGAAATTTGAAATTAGTGGGGATGATTTCCGTGAGGGATTAACCGCTATTATCTCTGTGAAGGTAATGGAACCACAGTTTGAAGGTCAGACAAAAACTAAATTGGGGAACAGGGAAGTTGTTTCTCCAGTGAGTCAAGCTGTTGCTGAAATGTTGGAGAATTACTTAGAGGAAAATCCAAATGATGCAAAAATCATCGTGCAAAAAGTAATCTTAGCTGCACAAGCTAGACATGCTGCGAAAAAAGCACGTGAAATGGTTCAGCGTAAAACGGTAATGACAGGAGGAGGTCTTCCAGGGAAATTATCGGATTGTTCTGAGCAAGATCCAACCAAATGTGAAGTATTCCTTGTCGAGGGTGACTCGGCGGGTGGAACTGCCAAACAAGGACGTGATCGTAATTTTCAAGCAATTTTACCCTTGCGTGGTAAGATTTTGAACGTTGAAAAAGCAATGGGACACAAAGTATTCGAAAGTGAGGAGATTAAAAATATCTTTACTGCTTTAGGGGTTACTATTGGAACAGAAGAAGATAGTAAAGCCTTAAATCTTGAAAAACTGCGTTACCATAAAGTAGTGATTATGTGTGATGCCGACGTGGACGGTAGCCACATTGCAACGCTTATTTTGACTTTCTTCTTCCGTTATATGAGAGGATTGATTGAGAATGGACACGTATTTATCGCAACACCACCGTTATATATGGTGAAAAAAGGACAGCGTAAAGTTTATGCTTGGAGCGATGAAGAGCGTATTGATTTAATGGAAGAGATGGGGAATGGATCAAGTGTACAACGATACAAAGGTCTTGGAGAGATGAACGCAGAACAATTGTGGGAAACTACAATGAATCCTGAGCACCGTATCTTAAGACAAGTTAGAATTGACGATTTAAAAGAAGCCGATTTGGTTTTCTCAATGTTGATGGGGGATGAAGTTCCACCACGTAGAGACTTTATTGAGAAAAATGCAACGTACGCGAAAATCGATGCTTAA
- a CDS encoding tetratricopeptide repeat protein, giving the protein MRTLILLFFLWGSFASWGQSKQEKLIDQYLTQGAYRYHYTQAQYYLDKALIEYPKFSDAQYYKGMCFLAQNNKTEAQNIMLKAQENAKQGYSINEDDAYYESYPYQVNWHMAQWTIPQGTP; this is encoded by the coding sequence ATGAGAACACTTATACTGCTATTTTTTCTATGGGGATCTTTCGCTAGTTGGGGGCAATCCAAGCAAGAAAAGTTAATCGATCAATACCTTACCCAGGGTGCTTATCGTTATCATTACACCCAAGCCCAGTATTACTTGGATAAAGCATTGATAGAATACCCTAAATTCTCCGATGCTCAGTACTATAAAGGGATGTGTTTTCTCGCTCAAAACAACAAAACAGAAGCGCAAAATATCATGCTAAAGGCGCAAGAAAACGCCAAACAAGGCTATAGCATCAATGAAGATGACGCCTATTACGAATCGTATCCTTATCAGGTTAATTGGCATATGGCACAATGGACCATTCCTCAGGGTACACCATAA
- the secDF gene encoding protein translocase subunit SecDF — MQNKGLVKFFAIIFALVSIYQLSFTFVTGHYEDKAKAFANGDSEKELHYLDSIGNQTVFLGQTFNEVRAKQINKGLDLEGGINVTLQISIKDILKGLANNSKNAVFNKALAEAEAMRQGNQSYLDAFYAAFEKESKGSVKLASGDIFANRNLSEITVGMSDNQVKAILDKKVKESIESAYRVFRERIDKFGVSQPNIQMLGDTGRILVELPGAKDVDRIKNLLQSTAQLEFWETYKVEEIGNYLASANEYLKSTDKAAKPETKETEQVQDSTKTDVDALLGGIKADSTETDQLQELGPLFSLFVGGGQQGSPILGYVQTKDTVKVNGLLKRQDVRNLLPADQKYARFVWGKPSKKAPDIVELYALKTNREGVPPLSGSVVTGAQDEYDNFGRPVVGMTMSPKGAKIWEELTGKAFAERSNIAIVLDNVVYSAPGVTNGAISGGRSSISGDFSVADAKDLANILRAGKLPAGADIVQSEIVGPSLGQQAIDAGMLSAIAGLIVVWLWMAFYYGRAGWYANIALLANLLFMFGILASLGAVLTLPGIAGIVLTMGTAVDANIIISERAKECLRKGMNLADTIKESYSWHGAMRPIVDANVTHILTGVILFAFGSGPIKGFATTLLIGIATSLFTSIFIARIFMDRDVKAGRTLMFATNITKNWFTNFNFDFLKMKKATYGLSAVIVVVSFASFFINGFDEGTDFVGGRTFQVKFDKEVSANDVSEKLGEVFGVNVEAKVFGNKEQLKITTKYKVEEEGATVDQEVNELLYKGLKPYYAKDITYEEFVNATEGKVYGVIQASKIGPSVAKDVKQNAYWAVLGSMAAIFVYLVISFRKWQYSLGAIVSVAHDVIFVLGVYSLTYKFMPWHMEIDQHFIAAILTVIGYSMNDTVIVFDRVREFIAGKTKGDFNKIVNDSVNTTLSRTINTSLTLIFVLLIMFIFGGDSIRGFIFAMLIGIIVGTYSSLFLATPVLVDTMPRKDKEEIERLHQEAQEELAVEKA, encoded by the coding sequence ATGCAAAACAAGGGACTTGTTAAATTTTTTGCAATAATTTTTGCTCTGGTAAGTATTTATCAGTTGTCTTTCACCTTTGTTACAGGCCATTATGAGGACAAAGCGAAAGCTTTTGCTAACGGGGATTCTGAGAAAGAATTACACTATTTAGACTCTATTGGTAATCAAACAGTTTTTTTAGGACAGACATTTAATGAAGTAAGAGCTAAACAAATCAACAAAGGTTTGGATTTAGAGGGAGGTATTAACGTTACGTTACAAATCTCAATCAAAGACATCCTTAAAGGATTAGCGAATAATTCAAAAAATGCTGTTTTTAATAAAGCATTGGCAGAGGCTGAGGCAATGAGACAAGGTAATCAAAGTTACCTTGATGCGTTTTATGCTGCTTTTGAAAAAGAATCAAAAGGTAGCGTGAAATTAGCTTCTGGAGATATTTTTGCAAACAGAAATTTAAGTGAGATTACAGTAGGTATGTCAGATAACCAAGTAAAGGCTATCTTAGACAAAAAAGTAAAAGAATCTATTGAGAGTGCGTACCGCGTATTCAGAGAGCGTATTGACAAATTTGGTGTTTCACAACCGAATATTCAGATGCTTGGTGATACAGGACGTATTTTAGTTGAATTGCCAGGTGCAAAAGATGTAGATCGTATCAAGAATCTTTTACAGAGTACTGCTCAATTAGAGTTTTGGGAAACGTATAAAGTTGAAGAAATTGGAAATTACTTAGCTTCTGCTAATGAGTACTTAAAATCAACGGATAAAGCGGCTAAACCTGAAACAAAAGAAACTGAACAAGTTCAAGATTCAACAAAAACAGATGTTGATGCATTATTAGGTGGAATCAAAGCTGATTCTACTGAGACGGATCAATTGCAAGAATTAGGTCCTTTATTCAGCTTATTCGTTGGAGGAGGACAGCAAGGAAGTCCTATTTTAGGATATGTTCAAACAAAAGATACAGTAAAGGTAAATGGTTTATTAAAACGTCAAGACGTTAGAAACTTATTGCCAGCTGATCAAAAATACGCTCGTTTTGTTTGGGGTAAACCAAGTAAAAAGGCACCAGATATCGTTGAGTTATATGCATTGAAAACAAACCGCGAAGGAGTTCCTCCTTTAAGTGGAAGTGTTGTAACAGGTGCACAAGATGAGTACGATAACTTTGGTCGTCCAGTTGTTGGTATGACAATGAGCCCAAAAGGAGCTAAAATCTGGGAAGAATTAACAGGAAAAGCATTTGCTGAGCGTTCGAATATCGCAATCGTTTTAGATAACGTGGTGTATTCTGCTCCTGGTGTTACTAACGGAGCAATCTCTGGTGGTAGATCATCTATTTCTGGTGACTTCTCTGTTGCTGATGCAAAAGATTTAGCAAATATCTTACGTGCTGGTAAATTACCTGCAGGTGCGGACATCGTTCAATCTGAAATCGTAGGACCATCATTAGGACAACAAGCTATTGATGCAGGTATGTTATCTGCAATCGCTGGTTTAATCGTTGTTTGGTTATGGATGGCATTCTACTATGGTAGAGCAGGTTGGTACGCAAATATTGCGTTATTAGCTAACTTATTGTTCATGTTTGGTATTTTAGCAAGTTTAGGTGCTGTATTGACATTGCCTGGTATTGCTGGTATCGTATTGACCATGGGTACTGCAGTAGATGCGAATATTATTATTTCCGAACGTGCGAAAGAATGTTTGCGAAAGGGTATGAATTTGGCGGATACAATCAAAGAATCATACAGCTGGCATGGTGCTATGCGTCCAATCGTAGATGCTAACGTAACGCACATCCTTACAGGGGTTATCTTATTCGCTTTCGGATCAGGACCTATCAAAGGATTCGCAACTACTTTATTAATTGGTATCGCTACTTCATTATTTACTTCTATTTTCATCGCTCGTATCTTCATGGATAGAGATGTGAAAGCTGGAAGAACATTAATGTTTGCAACGAATATCACGAAAAACTGGTTTACAAACTTCAACTTTGACTTCTTGAAAATGAAGAAAGCAACGTACGGTCTTTCAGCTGTAATCGTTGTTGTTTCTTTTGCTTCATTCTTTATCAATGGATTTGATGAAGGAACGGATTTCGTTGGAGGTAGAACGTTCCAAGTGAAATTTGACAAAGAAGTTTCTGCTAATGATGTAAGTGAAAAATTAGGAGAGGTATTCGGAGTAAACGTTGAGGCTAAAGTTTTTGGTAACAAAGAGCAGTTGAAAATTACTACGAAATACAAAGTAGAAGAAGAAGGTGCTACAGTTGACCAAGAAGTAAATGAATTGTTATACAAAGGATTGAAACCTTACTATGCAAAAGATATTACATACGAAGAGTTCGTTAATGCTACAGAAGGAAAAGTTTATGGAGTGATTCAAGCTTCTAAAATCGGACCAAGTGTTGCAAAAGACGTGAAACAAAACGCATATTGGGCTGTTTTAGGTTCAATGGCTGCTATCTTCGTTTACTTAGTAATTTCATTCCGTAAATGGCAGTATTCATTGGGTGCTATTGTATCTGTTGCGCACGACGTAATCTTTGTATTAGGAGTTTACTCGTTGACTTACAAATTTATGCCTTGGCACATGGAAATCGACCAACACTTTATTGCAGCAATCTTAACTGTAATTGGTTACTCGATGAACGATACTGTAATTGTATTTGACCGTGTACGTGAATTTATCGCTGGTAAAACAAAAGGAGATTTCAATAAGATTGTAAACGATTCAGTGAATACAACATTATCAAGAACAATTAATACATCATTGACTTTAATCTTTGTATTATTAATCATGTTCATCTTTGGTGGAGATTCAATCCGCGGATTTATCTTTGCTATGTTGATTGGTATTATTGTAGGTACTTATTCATCTCTATTCTTAGCTACGCCTGTATTAGTTGATACAATGCCTAGAAAAGATAAAGAAGAAATCGAAAGATTACACCAAGAAGCTCAAGAAGAATTAGCTGTTGAAAAAGCATAA